The region CTGCTGGTCGGGGCCACCGACTGGTGCACGCACCCGGCGGACCTGGACGTCGCCCGGATCGGCGGCACCAAGAATCCGGACGTGGCGGCCGTCGCCGGGCTGGCACCCGACCTGGTGGTCGCCAACGAGGAGGAGAACCGCCCCGCCGACCTCGACGCGCTGCGCGCCGCGGGCCTGACCGTGCTGGTCACCGAAGTGCGCTCGCTGCCGCAGGCGTTCACCGAGCTGGACCGGGTGCTCACCGGGGGCTGCGGCCTCGCCCGCCCCGGCTGGCTCGACGCGGCCGGGTCCGCCTGGCGCGACCTGCCGGCACGTGCGGAACCGCTGCGCGCGGTCGTACCGATCTGGCGCCGACCGTGGATGGTGCTGGGCCGCGACACCTTCGCGGGCGACCTGCTCGGGCGGCTCGGTGTGGCCAATCTCCACGCCGGCCACGCCGAGCGCTACCCCCGTATCGCGCTGCCGGACCTGCTGGCCGCCCGCCCCGACCTGGTCGTGCTCCCCGACGAGCCCTACCGCTTCACCGCCGGCGACGGCCCCGAGGCCTTCCCCGGGCTGCCCGCGGCGCTGCTGAGCGGGCGCCACCTGACCTGGTACGGGCCGTCGCTCGTGACGGCGCCCACGGTCCTGGCCGGCGCACTGGCCGCGGCGACCGCGGGCTGAGCGGCGGGGGCGGGGAGTTCGCCGGTCAGCCCGCCGCGCAGGGTGCCCGTGGCGGCGGTGGCCCAGGCGGCGACCAGGACGGCGTAAAGAGCCGCCGCCAGCCAGGACGCGGCGTCGAGCCCGGTGTGCCGGGCCAGAGCCGAGGCGCCGGTCGCGCAGGTGCCGACAGGGAAGGTGAAGGCCCACCAGGTCATCGAGAAGCGCAGCCCGCGGCGGGCCGCCCTCGTCACCATGGCCGCCGCCAGCGCCAGCCACAGCAGGGCGAAGCCCATGAC is a window of Streptomyces sp. NBC_01477 DNA encoding:
- a CDS encoding helical backbone metal receptor; protein product: MAHLNRGRGRAVRRVVSLVPSLTEAVAATEPGLLVGATDWCTHPADLDVARIGGTKNPDVAAVAGLAPDLVVANEEENRPADLDALRAAGLTVLVTEVRSLPQAFTELDRVLTGGCGLARPGWLDAAGSAWRDLPARAEPLRAVVPIWRRPWMVLGRDTFAGDLLGRLGVANLHAGHAERYPRIALPDLLAARPDLVVLPDEPYRFTAGDGPEAFPGLPAALLSGRHLTWYGPSLVTAPTVLAGALAAATAG